One window of the Periophthalmus magnuspinnatus isolate fPerMag1 chromosome 17, fPerMag1.2.pri, whole genome shotgun sequence genome contains the following:
- the plvapa gene encoding plasmalemma vesicle associated protein a, translating into MYSPVSKYSAEARKRMTYRARKGKSCGYYMRIVFFFSSLIQSLIIVSLVLFLVYGKQQDSASVARIQDMEMRFSQLSLETVSLRQQRRNLTSLLNATVQDMTRNEYDLTVLRASANMSYILLADIKRKLQQCTFENLMGRNSQPELRTPPNPFQFRGGMGGSGCNCAMQMESCRAQVSMIQANFTQTAMKMQMEMDQMAKDRDNINLEAIQLRRDKFLHEKAIELYQIKCKDEFINSLSGIKNVSKAFLSKIDKVFPAYHSFQLTCPKQTEYLEQIRTNCTNLSEEVVRKFQNYLDILGDKVSMSQGNISILTAENMRMTRDYNQCSQNRTGLIREHKQNVERIHLKNDEEKEKLLKEKLKLKGEIEVLESSVKFKNTELAHMKEQLMHLNMSCIPRSGAGFFPRSGNQPGSTWGNTGSSNFGSSNFGSSNTGSSNTGSSNSGYPNSGGSSQFNRNSFGSSSSSSSSLGSPYGSTGSNSGLGSTNTGFNKPSSTGLGSSSLGSGSSGGLGSSGLNVPGSSNQGSSFGSSFGSNPSSSGTGLNKQTSTGLGTSLFGFGSSNNNPSSSSSNQNKFGSSSASSSNSNFGSSSSSGFGSSNSNQGSTNSKFGSSNSNFGSSNSNFGSSNSNLGSSNSNLGSSNSNLGSSNSNFGSNFGSSSNSNLGSGSSSLSKTTSNSRGSGSLFGSSSSSLGSGSSSQNKLSSSSSKSSSSSSSPSSGSSATTNKGFGGWFGLGGGSSSSSSSSSSSSSSSSNSDQSKLGSNQGRGSSSSGNSFGSLGSGRSNSFAFAEPISFDEHMRNLRQIINPSGREERRELSNMMG; encoded by the exons ATGTATTCACCGGTGTCCAAGTACAGTGCCGAGGCGCGCAAAAGGATGACATACCGCGCGAGGAAGGGCAAAAGCTGCGGTTACTACATGCGGatcgtgttttttttctcctcactGATCCAGTCGCTCATCATTGTCAGCCTGGTCCTCTTCCTGGTCTACGGGAAGCAGCAGGATTCTGCGTCGGTGGCCAGGATCCAAGACATGGAGATGCGCTTCAGCCAGCTCTCCTTGGAGACGGTGAGCTtgaggcagcagaggaggaACCTGACCTCTCTGCTCAACGCCACAGTGCAGGACATGACCAGGAACGAGTATGACCTGACTGTCCTGAGGGCTTCAGCCAACATGTCCTACATACTCCTGGCCGACATCAAGAGGAAGCTG CAACAGTGCACCTTTGAGAACCTGATGGGCCGTAACTCGCAGCCAG AGCTCCGGACCCCTCCTAACCCTTTCCAGTTCCGCGGTGGTATGGGTGGCAGTGGCTGTAACTGTGCAATGCAGATGGAATCCTGCAGAGCCCAAGTAAGCATGATCCAGGCCAACTTCACTCAGACAGCCATGAAGATGCAGATGGAGATGGACCAGATGGCCAAAGACCGCGACAACATCAACCTGGAAGCAATCCAACTCAGGCGAGACAAGTTTCTACACGAGAAAGCCATAGAGCTCTACCAAATCAAATGCAAGGATGAATTCATCAACTCCTTGAGTGGGATTAAGAATGTTTCCAAAGCGTTCCTCAGTAAAATCGATAAAGTCTTCCCGGCGTACCACTCCTTCCAGCTCACCTGCCCGAAGCAGACAGAATACCTTGAGCAGATCCGAACCAACTGCACCAACCTCTCCGAAGAAGTCGTCAGAAAATTTCAGAACTATTTGGACATCCTGGGAGATAAGGTGTCCATGTCGCAGGGTAATATTAGCATCTTAACCGCGGAGAACATGCGTATGACCAGGGACTACAACCAATGCAGTCAAAATCGTACAGGTTTGATCAGGGAACACAAGCAGAACGTGGAGAGGATCCATCTGAAGAAcgacgaggagaaggagaagttGTTGAAAGAGAAGCTGAAGCTGAAAGGAGAGATCGAGGTTCTAGAGAGCAGCGTGAAGTTCAAGAACACAGAGCTGGCCCATATGAAGGAACAGCTCATGCACCTCAACATGTCGTGTATTCCGAGG agTGGAGCTGGTTTCTTCCCTCGCTCAGGGAACCAGCCTGGCTCTACCTGGGGAAACACTGGCTCCTCCAACTTTGGCTCCTCCAACTTTGGCTCCTCCAACACCGGCTCCTCCAACACCGGCTCCTCCAACTCTGGCTATCCTAATTCTGGAGGTTCGAGTCAGTTCAACCGCAACAGCTTtggctcctcctccagctcttctagCTCACTCGGGTCACCATATGGGTCAACTGGGTCAAATTCAGGCCTGGGCTCAACCAACACAGGCTTTAACAAACCTTCCTCAACCGGACTGGGATCGTCAAGTCTCGGATCCGGTAGTAGTGGTGGTCTTGGATCTTCTGGGTTGAATGTGCCAGGATCAAGTAATCAAGGATCGTCGTTTGGCTCGTCTTTTGGGTCAAATCCAAGCTCATCCGGGACTGGCTTGAATAAACAGACTTCCACAGGGTTAGGAACTTCGCTGTTTGGATTTGGGTCGTCTAATAATAATCCAAGTTCTTCTAGTTCAAATCAGAATAAGTTTGGGTCTAGCAGTGCAAGTTCTTCCAATTCAAATTTTGGGTCTAGTTCTAGTTCCGGTTTTGGTTCTTCTAATTCCAATCAGGGTTCTACAAACTCAAAATTCGGGTCTTCAAATTCCAATTTTGGCTCTTCAAACTCTAATTTTGGCTCTTCAAATTCTAATCTCGGCTCTTCAAATTCCAATCTCGGCTCTTCAAATTCCAATCTTGGCTCTTCAAATTCCAACTTTGGGTCTAACTTCGGTTCCTCCAGCAATTCAAATCTCGGTTCCGGTTCTTCCAGTTTATCCAAGACAACATCTAACTCAAGAGGCTCAGGCTCCCTCTTTGGTTCTTCAAGTTCAAGCCTAGGTTCTGGAAGTTCAAGCCAAAACAAACTGTCCTCCTCATCCAGCAAAAGTTCCTCAAGTTCTTCCAGCCCTTCATCTGGGTCAAGTGCAACAACCAATAAGGGATTCGGAGGATGGTTTGGGTTAggaggtggtagtagtagtagtagtagtagtagtagcagtagtagcagtagtagcagtaactcGGACCAAAGCAAACTAGGAAGTAACCAAGGGAGAGGATCGTCAAGCAGCGGGAACAGTTTTGGATCTCTTGGTTCTGGAAGGAGCAACTCGTTCGCATTCGCAGAAC CCATCTCATTTGATGAACACATGCGGAATCTGAGACAAATCATCAACCCCTCCGGACGAGA AGAGAGACGGGAGTTATCCAACATGATGGGGTAG